From a single Mus musculus strain C57BL/6J chromosome 12, GRCm38.p6 C57BL/6J genomic region:
- the Nemf gene encoding nuclear export mediator factor Nemf, translated as MKSRFSTVDLRAVLAELNASLLGMRVNNVYDVDNKTYLIRLQKPDFKATLLLESGIRIHTTEFEWPKNMMPSSFAMKCRKHLKSRRLVSAKQLGVDRIVDFQFGSDEAAYHLIIELYDRGNIVLTDYEYLILNILRFRTDEADDVKFAVRERYPIDHARAAEPLLTLERLTEVIAAAPKGEVLKRVLNPLLPYGPALIEHCLIESGFSGNAKVDEKLESKDIEKILVCVQRAEDYLRKTSNFNGKGYIIQKREAKPSLDADKPAEDILTYEEFHPFLFSQHLQCPYIEFESFDKAVDEFYSKIEGQKIDLKALQQEKQALKKLDNVRKDHENRLEALQQAQEIDKLKGELIEMNLQIVDRAIQVVRSALANQIDWTEIGVIVKEAQAQGDPVACAIKELKLQTNHVTMLLRNPYLLSEEEDGDGDASIENSDAEAPKGKKKKQKNKQLQKPQKNKPLLVDVDLSLSAYANAKKYYDHKRYAAKKTQRTVEAAEKAFKSAEKKTKQTLKEVQTVTSIQKARKVYWFEKFLWFISSENYLIIGGRDQQQNEIIVKRYLTPGDIYVHADLHGATSCVIKNPTGEPIPPRTLTEAGTMALCYSAAWDARVITSAWWVYHHQVSKTAPTGEYLTTGSFMIRGKKNFLPPSYLMMGFSFLFKVDESCVWRHRGERKVRVQDEDMETLTSCTSELMAEEMEQLEGGDSSEEETEELHGMPGDVELMTQVDQEDIAVHSGRDELSSEDGEAKAVTKDQEPIGEMKEEEEDTFEYPDTTIDLSHLQSQRPLQKLAPREESLNSNDSKSQGRRHLSAKERREMKKKKLPCESGDLEVIEEKDKERESAVHTEAYQNTSKNVAAGQPMKRGQKSKMKKMKEKYKDQDDEDRELIMKLLASAGSNKEEKGKKGKKGKPKDEPVKKPPQKPRGGQRVLDVVKEPPSLQVLAHDLQDLAVDDPHDDKEEHDLDQQGNEENLFDSLTGQPHPEDVLMFAIPICAPYTIMTNYKYKVKLTPGVQKKGKAAKTALNSFMHSKEATAREKDLFRSVKDTDLSRNIPGKVKVSAPNLLHVKRK; from the exons ATGAAGAGCCGGTTCAGCACGGTTGACCTCCGCGCAGTGCTCGCGGAACTGAATGCGAG cttgCTAGGAATGAGAGTAAACAACGTTTATGATGTGGATAACAAGACATATCTTATTCGGCTTCAAAA ACCTGATTTTAAAGCTACACTGTTACTTGAGTCTGGTATACGTATTCATACAACAGAATTTGAGTGGCCTAAGAACATGATGCCGTCGAGTTTTGCCATGAAG TGTCGAAAACATTTGAAGAGTCGGAGATTAGTCAGTGCAAAACAGCTTGGTGTGGACAGAATTGTGGATTTCCAGTTTGGAAGTGACGAAGCTGCTTATCACTTAATCATTGAGCTCTATGACAGG GGGaacattgttcttacagattaTGAGTACCTAATTTTAAATATCCTAAGGTTTCGAACTGATGAAGCAGATGATGTTAAGTTTGCTGTTCGTGAACGCTATCCCATAGATCATGCCAGAGCTGCTGAACCTTTGCTGACTTTGGAAAG GTTGACTGAAGTAATAGCTGCTGCTCCTAAAGGTGAAGTGCTGAAGAGAGTTCTTAACCCATTACTTC CCTATGGACCAGCTCTTATTGAGCACTGTCTTATAGAAAGTGGATTCTCTGGCAATGCTAAAGTGGATGAAAAACTTGAGAGCAAAG ATATTGAAAAGATACTGGTTTGTGTACAGAGGGCAGAAGACTATTTGAGGAAAACATCCAACTTCAATGGAAAG ggctATATAATTCAGAAAAGAGAGGCAAAACCAAGCCTGGATGCAGATAAACCAGCTGAAGACATACTCAC GTATGAGGAGTTTCAtcctttcttgttttctcagCATTTACAATGTCCATATATAGAATTTGAATCATTTGACAAG gccGTGGATGAATTTTATTCCAAGATAGAAGGGCAGAAAATTGACTTAAAAGCTTTACAACAG GAAAAACAAGCACTGAAGAAATTAGATAATGTCCGAAAGGATCATGAAAACAGATTAGAAGCTCTTCAGCAGGCTCAG gaAATTGATAAACTGAAAGGGGAGCTCATAGAGATGAACCTGCAGATAGTGGACAGAGCCATTCAGGTAGTCCGAAGTGCGTTGGCCAACCAGATAGACTGGACAGAAATCGGAGTGATTGTGAAAGAAGCTCAAGCTCAAGGAGACCCGGTTGCATGTGCAATCAAAGAGCTAAAACTGCAAACCAACCACGTTACGATGCTGCTACG aaatcCATACTTGTTATCAGAGGAggaagatggtgatggtgatgccaGCATTGAGAACAGTGATGCTGAAGcaccaaaagggaaaaaaaaaaagcaaaagaacaagCAGCTGCAGAAGCCGCAGAAGAACAAGCCGCTGCTTGTAGATGTGGATCTCAGCCTGTCAGCCTATGCCAATGCCAAAAA ATATTATGATCATAAGAGGTATGCTGCTAAAAAAACCCAGAGGACTGTTGAAGCTGCTGAGAAG gCATTCAAAtcagcagaaaagaaaacaaagcaaaccttaAAAGAAGTACAAACAGTTACTTCTATCCAAAAAGCAAGAAAAGTGTATTG gTTTGAGAAATTTCTGTGGTTCATTAGTTCAGAGAACTATTTAATCATAGGTGGTCGGGATCAGCAGCAGAATGAGATTATTGTGAAAAGATACTTGACACCAG gagacATTTATGTGCATGCTGATCTTCATGGAGCTACCAGCTGTGTAATTAAGAATCCGACAG GCGAACCCATCCCTCCACGGACTTTGACTGAAGCAGGCACAATGGCACTTTGCTACAGTGCTGCTTGGGATGCACGTGTTATCACTAGTGCTTGGTGGGTGTACCATCATCAG GTGTCTAAAACAGCACCAACAGGAGAATATTTAACAACAGGAAGCTTCATGATAAGAG GAAAAAAgaatttccttcctccttcataCCTAATGATGGGGTTTAGCTTCCTTTTTAAG GTAGATGAGTCTTGTGTCTGGAGACATCGAGGTGAACGAAAAGTCAGAGTGCAGGATGAAGACATGGAAACACTGACAAGCTGCACAAGTGAACTCATGGCAGAAGAAATGGAACAActag AAGGGGGTGATAGCAgtgaagaagagactgaggaatTACATGGAATGCCTGGAGACGTAGAACTCATGACTCAGGTTGATCAAGAGGACATTGCTGTGCACAGTGGGAGAGATGAACTAAGCTCTgaagatggagaagccaaagcaGTTACAAAAGATCAGGAGCCCATTGGtgaaatgaaggaagaagaggaagacaccTTTGAATATCCTGATACTACCATTGACTTGTCCCATCTTCAGTCCCAACG GCCTCTACAGAAACTGGCTCCAAGAGAAGAGTCTTTGAACTCA aATGACAGTAAATCACAGGGCCGAAGACATTTGTCAGCCAAGGAGAGAAG agaaatgaaaaagaaaaagctcccaTGTGAGTCAGGGGATTTAGAAGTGATAGAAGAaaaggacaaagagagagaaagtgctGTGCACACTGAAGCTTACCAAAACACAAGCAAAAATGTGGCAGCTGGACAGCCAATGAAAAGAGGACAGAAG agtaaaatgaaaaaaatgaaggaaaaatacaaagacCAGGATGATGAAGATCGTGAACTTATTATGAAGTTGCTGGCA TCTGCAGGTTCgaacaaagaagaaaaggggaagaaaggaaagaaaggaaaaccaaaagaTGAACCTGTGAAAAAACCCCCACAGAAACCAAGAGGTGGACAGCGGGTTTTAGATGTTGTTAAAGAACCTCCGTCCCTGCAGGTTTTAGCTCATGACTTACAAGACTTAGCTGTCGATGATCCACATGATGACAAG GAGGAACACGATCTGGATCAGCAGGGGAATGAG
- the Nemf gene encoding nuclear export mediator factor Nemf isoform X1, whose translation MKSRFSTVDLRAVLAELNASLLGMRVNNVYDVDNKTYLIRLQKPDFKATLLLESGIRIHTTEFEWPKNMMPSSFAMKCRKHLKSRRLVSAKQLGVDRIVDFQFGSDEAAYHLIIELYDRGNIVLTDYEYLILNILRFRTDEADDVKFAVRERYPIDHARAAEPLLTLERLTEVIAAAPKGEVLKRVLNPLLPYGPALIEHCLIESGFSGNAKVDEKLESKDIEKILVCVQRAEDYLRKTSNFNGKGYIIQKREAKPSLDADKPAEDILTYEEFHPFLFSQHLQCPYIEFESFDKAVDEFYSKIEGQKIDLKALQQEKQALKKLDNVRKDHENRLEALQQAQEIDKLKGELIEMNLQIVDRAIQVVRSALANQIDWTEIGVIVKEAQAQGDPVACAIKELKLQTNHVTMLLRNPYLLSEEEDGDGDASIENSDAEAPKGKKKKQKNKQLQKPQKNKPLLVDVDLSLSAYANAKKYYDHKRYAAKKTQRTVEAAEKAFKSAEKKTKQTLKEVQTVTSIQKARKVYWFEKFLWFISSENYLIIGGRDQQQNEIIVKRYLTPGDIYVHADLHGATSCVIKNPTGEPIPPRTLTEAGTMALCYSAAWDARVITSAWWVYHHQVSKTAPTGEYLTTGSFMIRGKKNFLPPSYLMMGFSFLFKVDESCVWRHRGERKVRVQDEDMETLTSCTSELMAEEMEQLEGGDSSEEETEELHGMPGDVELMTQVDQEDIAVHSGRDELSSEDGEAKAVTKDQEPIGEMKEEEEDTFEYPDTTIDLSHLQSQRPLQKLAPREESLNSNDSKSQGRRHLSAKERREMKKKKLPCESGDLEVIEEKDKERESAVHTEAYQNTSKNVAAGQPMKRGQKSKMKKMKEKYKDQDDEDRELIMKLLAN comes from the exons ATGAAGAGCCGGTTCAGCACGGTTGACCTCCGCGCAGTGCTCGCGGAACTGAATGCGAG cttgCTAGGAATGAGAGTAAACAACGTTTATGATGTGGATAACAAGACATATCTTATTCGGCTTCAAAA ACCTGATTTTAAAGCTACACTGTTACTTGAGTCTGGTATACGTATTCATACAACAGAATTTGAGTGGCCTAAGAACATGATGCCGTCGAGTTTTGCCATGAAG TGTCGAAAACATTTGAAGAGTCGGAGATTAGTCAGTGCAAAACAGCTTGGTGTGGACAGAATTGTGGATTTCCAGTTTGGAAGTGACGAAGCTGCTTATCACTTAATCATTGAGCTCTATGACAGG GGGaacattgttcttacagattaTGAGTACCTAATTTTAAATATCCTAAGGTTTCGAACTGATGAAGCAGATGATGTTAAGTTTGCTGTTCGTGAACGCTATCCCATAGATCATGCCAGAGCTGCTGAACCTTTGCTGACTTTGGAAAG GTTGACTGAAGTAATAGCTGCTGCTCCTAAAGGTGAAGTGCTGAAGAGAGTTCTTAACCCATTACTTC CCTATGGACCAGCTCTTATTGAGCACTGTCTTATAGAAAGTGGATTCTCTGGCAATGCTAAAGTGGATGAAAAACTTGAGAGCAAAG ATATTGAAAAGATACTGGTTTGTGTACAGAGGGCAGAAGACTATTTGAGGAAAACATCCAACTTCAATGGAAAG ggctATATAATTCAGAAAAGAGAGGCAAAACCAAGCCTGGATGCAGATAAACCAGCTGAAGACATACTCAC GTATGAGGAGTTTCAtcctttcttgttttctcagCATTTACAATGTCCATATATAGAATTTGAATCATTTGACAAG gccGTGGATGAATTTTATTCCAAGATAGAAGGGCAGAAAATTGACTTAAAAGCTTTACAACAG GAAAAACAAGCACTGAAGAAATTAGATAATGTCCGAAAGGATCATGAAAACAGATTAGAAGCTCTTCAGCAGGCTCAG gaAATTGATAAACTGAAAGGGGAGCTCATAGAGATGAACCTGCAGATAGTGGACAGAGCCATTCAGGTAGTCCGAAGTGCGTTGGCCAACCAGATAGACTGGACAGAAATCGGAGTGATTGTGAAAGAAGCTCAAGCTCAAGGAGACCCGGTTGCATGTGCAATCAAAGAGCTAAAACTGCAAACCAACCACGTTACGATGCTGCTACG aaatcCATACTTGTTATCAGAGGAggaagatggtgatggtgatgccaGCATTGAGAACAGTGATGCTGAAGcaccaaaagggaaaaaaaaaaagcaaaagaacaagCAGCTGCAGAAGCCGCAGAAGAACAAGCCGCTGCTTGTAGATGTGGATCTCAGCCTGTCAGCCTATGCCAATGCCAAAAA ATATTATGATCATAAGAGGTATGCTGCTAAAAAAACCCAGAGGACTGTTGAAGCTGCTGAGAAG gCATTCAAAtcagcagaaaagaaaacaaagcaaaccttaAAAGAAGTACAAACAGTTACTTCTATCCAAAAAGCAAGAAAAGTGTATTG gTTTGAGAAATTTCTGTGGTTCATTAGTTCAGAGAACTATTTAATCATAGGTGGTCGGGATCAGCAGCAGAATGAGATTATTGTGAAAAGATACTTGACACCAG gagacATTTATGTGCATGCTGATCTTCATGGAGCTACCAGCTGTGTAATTAAGAATCCGACAG GCGAACCCATCCCTCCACGGACTTTGACTGAAGCAGGCACAATGGCACTTTGCTACAGTGCTGCTTGGGATGCACGTGTTATCACTAGTGCTTGGTGGGTGTACCATCATCAG GTGTCTAAAACAGCACCAACAGGAGAATATTTAACAACAGGAAGCTTCATGATAAGAG GAAAAAAgaatttccttcctccttcataCCTAATGATGGGGTTTAGCTTCCTTTTTAAG GTAGATGAGTCTTGTGTCTGGAGACATCGAGGTGAACGAAAAGTCAGAGTGCAGGATGAAGACATGGAAACACTGACAAGCTGCACAAGTGAACTCATGGCAGAAGAAATGGAACAActag AAGGGGGTGATAGCAgtgaagaagagactgaggaatTACATGGAATGCCTGGAGACGTAGAACTCATGACTCAGGTTGATCAAGAGGACATTGCTGTGCACAGTGGGAGAGATGAACTAAGCTCTgaagatggagaagccaaagcaGTTACAAAAGATCAGGAGCCCATTGGtgaaatgaaggaagaagaggaagacaccTTTGAATATCCTGATACTACCATTGACTTGTCCCATCTTCAGTCCCAACG GCCTCTACAGAAACTGGCTCCAAGAGAAGAGTCTTTGAACTCA aATGACAGTAAATCACAGGGCCGAAGACATTTGTCAGCCAAGGAGAGAAG agaaatgaaaaagaaaaagctcccaTGTGAGTCAGGGGATTTAGAAGTGATAGAAGAaaaggacaaagagagagaaagtgctGTGCACACTGAAGCTTACCAAAACACAAGCAAAAATGTGGCAGCTGGACAGCCAATGAAAAGAGGACAGAAG agtaaaatgaaaaaaatgaaggaaaaatacaaagacCAGGATGATGAAGATCGTGAACTTATTATGAAGTTGCTGGCA AATTGA